One region of Qingrenia yutianensis genomic DNA includes:
- a CDS encoding amidohydrolase family protein has product MKKLKKIDMHVHCIEERGIPKLSGHFYPTVKELRKIYDKIGVEKGVLLPPGTCPEFTTERLSPREAEAIAKKYNDTIGWWFLGLDPRFGSNNENTDFSHYINYYKAHGAKGISELISNISLDDGRVLNLFKHCEKCGMSVTLHFGKESHDYGVIDGLHLPKLEKVLKMFPDLKIIGHSVRFWSELDADVTEDTRDSYPAGKVEKEGRVGYLMRKYKNLYCDLSSLSGYRAMTRDKEYAYKFMEEFSDRIFYATDIHDPENINPDNPAYEMLKLSGFLDEACENGKISYDTYEKICRKNALKLLGECEE; this is encoded by the coding sequence ATGAAAAAACTTAAAAAAATAGATATGCACGTTCATTGTATAGAGGAAAGAGGTATTCCGAAACTTTCGGGACACTTTTATCCGACGGTTAAAGAGCTTAGAAAAATATATGACAAAATAGGCGTTGAAAAAGGCGTGCTTTTGCCGCCGGGAACCTGTCCCGAATTTACCACCGAGCGCCTTTCGCCAAGAGAGGCGGAGGCGATTGCAAAAAAATATAACGACACGATAGGCTGGTGGTTTCTGGGGCTTGACCCGCGCTTCGGAAGTAACAACGAAAATACCGATTTTTCGCATTACATAAATTATTACAAGGCGCACGGCGCAAAGGGTATCAGCGAGCTTATATCAAACATAAGCCTTGATGACGGAAGGGTGCTTAATCTTTTTAAGCACTGCGAAAAGTGCGGTATGTCGGTTACTCTCCATTTCGGAAAGGAAAGTCACGACTACGGCGTTATTGACGGTTTGCACCTGCCGAAGCTTGAAAAGGTTTTGAAAATGTTTCCCGATTTAAAAATTATCGGTCATTCGGTGCGTTTCTGGTCGGAGCTTGACGCAGACGTGACCGAGGATACAAGGGACAGCTATCCGGCGGGCAAGGTTGAAAAAGAGGGCAGAGTGGGATATTTAATGCGGAAATATAAAAATCTTTACTGCGACTTATCCTCGCTCTCGGGATACCGCGCAATGACGCGCGATAAGGAATATGCCTATAAATTTATGGAGGAGTTTTCCGACCGTATTTTTTACGCTACCGATATACACGACCCCGAAAATATAAATCCCGATAATCCTGCGTATGAAATGTTAAAGCTTTCCGGGTTTTTGGACGAAGCGTGCGAAAACGGCAAAATAAGCTATGACACATATGAAAAAATCTGCCGTAAAAATGCGCTTAAACTGCTCGGAGAATGTGAGGAATGA
- a CDS encoding bifunctional 4-hydroxy-2-oxoglutarate aldolase/2-dehydro-3-deoxy-phosphogluconate aldolase: MNVLNEILTKKLVVIARAIPQDKIKDCVNAVIDGGVSLIESTFCQSDKDCIEKNKLCIETMVKAANGRAIIGAGTVLNTEQVRAAYDAGAKYIISPNTNEAVIKETLKLGMISIPGAMTPTEIEQAYSYGAHIVKLFPADDMGVHYIKNLKAPLSHIPLMATGGVNPGTIPEYYNAGAEAFGTGITILKPDCVASGNFAEITRLARAHVDVIKKLIGDENK, encoded by the coding sequence ATGAATGTTTTAAACGAAATTTTAACCAAAAAGCTTGTGGTAATTGCGCGCGCAATACCGCAGGACAAAATCAAAGACTGTGTGAATGCAGTCATAGACGGCGGTGTGAGCCTTATTGAAAGCACATTCTGCCAGTCGGATAAAGACTGTATCGAAAAAAACAAGCTTTGCATCGAAACAATGGTAAAGGCGGCAAACGGCAGAGCAATTATAGGCGCGGGAACGGTTTTAAACACCGAGCAGGTGAGGGCGGCATATGACGCCGGCGCGAAATATATAATTTCGCCCAACACAAACGAGGCGGTGATAAAAGAAACGCTCAAACTCGGTATGATATCAATTCCGGGCGCTATGACACCGACCGAAATCGAACAGGCATATTCATACGGCGCGCATATTGTAAAGCTTTTTCCGGCGGACGATATGGGTGTGCACTACATCAAAAATTTAAAAGCGCCCCTTTCGCATATACCGCTTATGGCGACAGGCGGAGTAAATCCCGGCACCATACCGGAATACTACAATGCAGGCGCGGAGGCGTTCGGCACGGGTATTACAATTTTAAAACCCGACTGCGTTGCAAGCGGAAATTTTGCGGAAATAACAAGACTTGCAAGGGCGCACGTTGATGTAATAAAAAAACTTATTGGAGATGAAAACAAATGA
- the fdrA gene encoding acyl-CoA synthetase FdrA: MVVKNYIEKNRYYDSVFLMKIAGKLAQTEDIDNASIGMGTPLNKETICDLGLDTEEMNTAGPNDLIIAVRAKDEEACSRAKEKFAKLVSERNSGNMQNSFRSIAGAKNAIPDANLAIISVAGEYAAAEAKRALMNDMNVFMFSDNVDIGDEVELKNLALKKGKFMMGPGCGLSFINGAAIGLCSMVNRGDIGLAGASGSGIQTVMVLVHRNGFGISHAIGTGGRDMSDEVGGITMIQSIKALENDEGTKVIALISKPPAHSALLKVIDVIKKCKKPVVVQFLNGDNKILEENGIMYSETFDETAKKVMELSCGHVVEMKKIFDENIDTDAEISKFSPRQKYFRAILCGGSLADETQILWRKSAGEIYSNVALDKKFMLPDPFSSIKNTVIDIGDETFTKGRAHVAIDPTARVNRFVKEARDPETAVIYLDFLLGYALHPDPASVMSKVICEEKERAKKEGRHLTVIATICGSDLDPQNFDKQAEILKESGVILADTNVKAVNLAMKIIKGTEER, encoded by the coding sequence ATGGTTGTAAAAAACTACATTGAAAAGAACCGTTATTACGATTCGGTATTTCTTATGAAAATTGCAGGCAAGCTTGCACAGACCGAAGATATCGACAATGCGTCGATAGGAATGGGAACACCTCTTAACAAGGAAACCATTTGCGACTTGGGGCTTGACACCGAGGAGATGAACACCGCGGGTCCGAACGACCTTATAATTGCCGTAAGGGCAAAGGACGAGGAGGCGTGCAGCAGGGCAAAAGAGAAATTTGCAAAGCTTGTCAGCGAGAGAAATTCGGGCAATATGCAAAATTCGTTCAGAAGCATTGCCGGCGCAAAAAATGCAATTCCCGACGCGAACCTTGCAATAATATCCGTTGCCGGCGAATATGCCGCCGCGGAGGCAAAAAGGGCGCTTATGAATGATATGAACGTTTTTATGTTCAGCGACAATGTTGACATCGGGGACGAGGTTGAACTTAAAAATCTTGCGCTTAAAAAAGGCAAATTTATGATGGGGCCGGGGTGCGGACTTTCGTTTATAAACGGCGCGGCAATCGGTCTTTGCAGTATGGTAAACCGCGGCGATATCGGTCTTGCAGGCGCGTCGGGCAGCGGTATTCAAACCGTTATGGTGCTTGTTCACCGAAACGGGTTCGGAATATCCCACGCAATAGGCACGGGCGGACGCGATATGTCGGACGAGGTGGGCGGTATCACAATGATACAAAGCATTAAGGCACTCGAAAACGACGAGGGCACAAAGGTTATCGCGCTTATCTCAAAACCGCCTGCACATTCCGCGCTTTTAAAGGTTATTGATGTAATCAAAAAGTGCAAAAAGCCTGTTGTGGTGCAGTTTTTGAACGGCGACAACAAAATTCTTGAAGAAAACGGAATTATGTATTCCGAAACCTTTGACGAAACCGCAAAGAAGGTTATGGAGCTTTCGTGCGGACACGTGGTTGAAATGAAAAAGATATTTGACGAAAACATTGACACCGACGCCGAAATATCAAAATTTTCACCGAGGCAAAAATATTTCCGAGCAATACTCTGCGGCGGCTCGCTTGCCGACGAAACGCAGATTTTGTGGAGAAAAAGTGCGGGTGAAATATATTCAAACGTTGCGCTCGATAAAAAATTTATGCTTCCCGACCCGTTTTCAAGCATAAAAAACACGGTTATCGATATCGGCGACGAAACGTTCACAAAAGGCAGGGCGCACGTTGCCATTGACCCGACGGCGAGGGTGAACCGATTTGTAAAAGAGGCGCGCGACCCTGAAACCGCGGTTATATATCTTGATTTTCTTCTCGGCTATGCGCTCCACCCTGACCCTGCGTCGGTTATGTCAAAAGTCATCTGCGAGGAAAAGGAGCGTGCAAAAAAAGAGGGACGGCATCTTACGGTTATTGCAACAATCTGCGGAAGCGACCTTGATCCGCAGAATTTTGACAAGCAGGCTGAAATTTTGAAGGAGTCAGGCGTAATTCTTGCCGATACAAACGTTAAAGCGGTAAATCTTGCAATGAAAATTATTAAAGGGACGGAGGAAAGATAA
- a CDS encoding FAD-binding protein: MTHMKKSAVKMRLNCSENVRNDFMNISDIIKTDVLVFGGGIAGVKSAYTAVNNGCSAVLVTKSTDCASNYILGFNAPLGLRDSAELYAEDTVNGGGGINNISLVKTLCENAVSEIEFTEKSGLEFDRSKDGYHLLKPLGCTVPRLAHIENRTGRISLEKFLSMAEEKGVKIISDAMLSDIIVENGRAIGASVLDLKNRKEFYVCAKSVVIATGGIHIAEGSTYPVSMTGDGYAAAYRAGACLTDMEFIQFEPCRCIYPQKLGISTTLLAKGGKITNRYGERFLLKYYKSEGDIQKDVLAKLIYKEITDGKGTEHGGVYLDLTDIDETEIKENHSLYYNRFKNAGIDITEQKIEVAPCAHSFMGGIVIDSECKTCVDGLFAAGEVTGGIHGANRVGGNAGTEVYVFGTTAGKSAAEYAQNADFESFEEKALPPRKKAQNKEYFENIKTKLRAVMSENMGPVRNGENLEKAYKTVCGIEDEVKSFSAFGFDAAVSKKECENSALVCKCAIYGALLRKESRGVHFRTDYPETNPEYKKNFLHKKDFI; encoded by the coding sequence ATGACACATATGAAAAAATCTGCCGTAAAAATGCGCTTAAACTGCTCGGAGAATGTGAGGAATGATTTTATGAACATCTCTGACATCATCAAAACCGACGTTCTTGTTTTCGGCGGAGGCATTGCAGGCGTAAAATCCGCATATACCGCGGTAAATAACGGGTGCAGTGCGGTTTTGGTTACCAAAAGCACGGATTGTGCGTCAAACTATATTTTAGGATTTAACGCACCGCTAGGTTTGCGCGACAGTGCGGAGCTTTACGCCGAAGATACCGTAAACGGAGGCGGAGGAATAAACAATATAAGCCTTGTTAAAACGCTTTGCGAAAACGCCGTTTCGGAGATTGAATTTACCGAAAAATCGGGGCTTGAATTTGACCGCTCAAAAGACGGCTACCACCTTTTGAAACCGCTTGGGTGCACTGTTCCGAGGCTTGCGCACATAGAAAACCGAACGGGCAGAATATCGCTTGAAAAATTCTTATCAATGGCAGAGGAAAAGGGCGTAAAAATAATTTCAGACGCTATGCTCTCGGATATTATCGTTGAAAACGGCAGAGCAATCGGCGCGTCGGTGCTCGATTTGAAAAACAGAAAAGAATTTTATGTGTGCGCCAAGTCGGTTGTAATCGCGACGGGCGGAATACATATCGCAGAGGGCAGTACATATCCCGTTTCTATGACGGGCGACGGCTATGCGGCGGCATACCGCGCAGGCGCGTGCCTTACCGATATGGAGTTTATTCAGTTTGAGCCGTGCAGATGTATATATCCCCAAAAACTCGGCATTTCCACAACACTGCTTGCCAAGGGCGGAAAAATAACAAACCGTTACGGCGAGCGGTTCCTCTTAAAATATTATAAATCCGAGGGAGATATACAAAAAGACGTGCTTGCAAAGCTGATATACAAAGAAATAACCGACGGAAAAGGGACGGAGCACGGCGGAGTGTACCTCGACCTTACCGATATTGACGAAACGGAAATCAAAGAAAATCATTCGCTCTATTACAACCGTTTTAAAAATGCGGGAATTGACATTACAGAGCAGAAAATTGAGGTTGCTCCGTGCGCACATTCGTTTATGGGCGGTATTGTGATTGACAGCGAGTGCAAAACCTGTGTTGACGGGCTTTTTGCCGCAGGCGAGGTGACGGGCGGTATCCACGGTGCAAACCGCGTGGGCGGAAACGCAGGCACGGAGGTATACGTTTTCGGTACAACGGCAGGCAAAAGCGCTGCTGAATACGCACAAAACGCTGATTTTGAAAGCTTTGAAGAAAAGGCGCTGCCGCCGAGAAAAAAAGCGCAGAACAAAGAATATTTTGAAAACATAAAAACCAAACTCCGCGCGGTTATGTCGGAGAATATGGGACCTGTGAGAAACGGCGAAAATCTTGAAAAGGCATACAAAACGGTATGCGGTATCGAGGACGAAGTAAAAAGCTTTTCGGCGTTCGGATTTGACGCCGCGGTGAGCAAAAAGGAATGTGAAAATTCTGCACTTGTCTGCAAATGCGCAATATACGGCGCGCTTTTGAGAAAAGAGTCGCGCGGTGTGCATTTCCGCACCGATTACCCCGAAACCAATCCCGAATATAAGAAGAATTTTCTGCACAAAAAGGATTTTATATGA
- a CDS encoding DUF2877 domain-containing protein: protein MNLKVTHICENVNKINWHIGRTAGIYKNCFNVITEENELVTFFKKTDRFSTRAVLTDFCSNMTFLQLSDGMRVTRFEKCILAGNVVFDMACPEIISVKRGKIQHGADIQKNIGILKKTLEIYGRKSPVFEDKILSEKVKYGFELLKENPLSGFSALIGLGAGLTPSCDDIISGISAYFYLNGIGERFNGILAKYLYENGDFSTAAVSKNLLTDVANGYINSSLYNLICAVANDEKSIEKCALDMIDYGSTSGTETCYGVILGYILSSKKELKEWL from the coding sequence ATGAATTTAAAAGTAACGCACATTTGCGAAAACGTCAATAAAATAAACTGGCACATAGGCAGAACGGCAGGAATTTACAAAAACTGTTTTAACGTCATCACCGAGGAAAACGAGCTTGTGACGTTCTTTAAAAAAACAGACCGTTTTTCCACGCGTGCGGTGCTGACGGATTTTTGCTCAAATATGACATTTCTTCAGCTTTCGGATGGTATGAGGGTGACGAGGTTTGAAAAATGCATTCTTGCCGGAAATGTTGTTTTTGATATGGCGTGCCCCGAAATTATAAGCGTAAAGCGCGGAAAAATACAACACGGCGCAGACATTCAAAAAAATATCGGCATTTTGAAAAAAACGCTTGAAATATACGGCAGAAAAAGCCCTGTTTTTGAGGACAAAATTTTGTCGGAAAAGGTAAAATACGGTTTTGAGCTTTTAAAGGAAAACCCTTTGAGCGGATTTTCGGCGCTTATAGGTTTGGGAGCAGGGCTTACTCCGTCGTGTGACGATATTATTTCGGGCATATCCGCATATTTTTATTTAAACGGCATTGGGGAGCGGTTTAACGGTATTCTTGCAAAATATCTTTATGAAAACGGCGATTTTTCCACCGCAGCGGTGAGCAAAAACCTTTTGACTGACGTTGCAAACGGATATATAAACAGCAGTCTTTATAATTTGATATGCGCGGTTGCAAATGATGAAAAAAGCATAGAAAAATGCGCGCTCGATATGATAGATTACGGCAGTACGTCGGGTACGGAAACGTGTTACGGCGTGATTTTGGGATATATATTAAGCAGTAAAAAGGAGCTGAAAGAATGGTTGTAA
- a CDS encoding SDR family NAD(P)-dependent oxidoreductase — MMTDKPVVFVTGAARNIGLAVAKKFAKEGYNVCLTSRSEKSADLAAREIMSEYPGVTAKGYAMLTNDVNQIRETFRKVREDFGRVDALVSNAADPGYNQSILSTTPEQFDYVMSSNAKGYFFCCQEAAKLMIENGTHGSIVLVGSVHSKRALPNRIVYASSKGAIDVMNRNMCYELGKYGIRSNLLVVGAVYNDRWSCYTPEDYEKKRANWPLGMESYPEDIANAVYFLSSDSAKTISGSELTVDSGVMSVLLSYNKNWDAEKDEREKLLKK, encoded by the coding sequence ATGATGACGGACAAACCTGTTGTTTTTGTGACGGGCGCGGCAAGAAATATAGGTCTTGCCGTTGCAAAAAAATTTGCAAAAGAGGGATATAACGTTTGCCTCACAAGCAGAAGCGAAAAATCCGCAGACTTGGCGGCACGGGAAATTATGAGCGAATATCCGGGCGTTACGGCAAAGGGATATGCAATGCTTACAAACGACGTAAACCAAATACGCGAAACATTTAGAAAAGTGAGGGAAGATTTCGGCAGAGTGGACGCGCTTGTGTCCAACGCCGCCGACCCGGGATATAATCAGAGCATACTTTCGACCACTCCCGAGCAGTTTGACTATGTGATGAGCAGTAATGCAAAAGGATATTTTTTCTGCTGTCAGGAGGCGGCGAAGCTCATGATTGAAAACGGCACGCACGGAAGTATCGTGCTTGTCGGCTCTGTTCACAGCAAACGTGCGCTCCCGAACAGAATAGTTTACGCGTCGTCCAAGGGCGCGATTGACGTTATGAACCGAAATATGTGCTATGAACTCGGCAAATACGGTATCAGGAGCAATCTTTTGGTTGTCGGCGCGGTGTATAACGACAGATGGTCGTGCTATACTCCCGAGGATTATGAGAAAAAACGCGCAAACTGGCCTCTCGGTATGGAGTCGTATCCCGAGGATATTGCAAACGCCGTGTATTTTTTAAGCTCCGACAGTGCAAAAACCATAAGCGGAAGCGAACTTACCGTTGATTCGGGTGTTATGTCGGTGCTTTTGAGCTACAACAAAAACTGGGACGCGGAAAAAGACGAAAGGGAAAAGCTTTTGAAAAAGTAA
- a CDS encoding acetate/propionate family kinase, whose translation MACKILVLNIGSTSFKFKYFNMDDLSVIASGKINSVFSKNAGCNFLSGDTEKSTVFDASDGYGTCLEMIIDFIDKNCADGINGVSAIGFKTVMAGGINYPCVIDDAVIEKMQEYSASAPAHNAPYIEAVNSVKKYFPNVTLVSSFETAFHNTIPDFASVYPIDKDIAKKYGIRKYGFHGAAHSYAAYKFGSEKNIVSVHLGGSSSVCAVKGGKSVDVSMGFSPQSGLPMNNRCGDIDVFAVLYLMEKENMSIDDARKFLCTRCGLYGMSGISNDLRDIEKANDTLVIDAFTYSVSKYICSYLAVLGKIDVISFSGGIGENSVIVKEKICSRLKFLGVELDSEKLKHKPAGEPYKISSDKSKVEVYITPVDEELMVAKNTYAFAERR comes from the coding sequence ATGGCTTGTAAAATTCTTGTTTTAAATATCGGCAGTACGTCCTTTAAATTCAAATATTTTAATATGGACGACTTAAGCGTGATTGCAAGCGGAAAAATAAATTCCGTGTTTTCAAAAAATGCCGGCTGTAATTTTTTGTCGGGAGATACCGAAAAAAGCACGGTTTTTGACGCGTCGGACGGATACGGCACGTGCCTTGAAATGATAATCGATTTTATAGATAAAAACTGTGCGGACGGCATAAACGGCGTTTCGGCAATCGGCTTTAAAACGGTTATGGCAGGCGGTATCAACTATCCGTGTGTTATAGATGACGCGGTGATTGAAAAAATGCAGGAATACAGTGCGTCCGCGCCTGCGCACAACGCGCCGTATATCGAGGCGGTTAATTCGGTTAAAAAATATTTCCCGAACGTTACCTTGGTTTCGTCGTTTGAAACGGCGTTTCACAACACAATCCCCGATTTCGCGTCGGTGTATCCTATTGACAAGGACATTGCAAAAAAATACGGCATAAGAAAATACGGATTTCACGGCGCGGCGCACAGCTATGCCGCATATAAATTCGGCAGTGAAAAAAATATTGTGTCGGTTCATCTCGGAGGAAGCTCGTCGGTCTGCGCGGTAAAGGGCGGAAAATCGGTTGATGTCAGTATGGGTTTTTCTCCCCAAAGCGGACTTCCCATGAACAACCGCTGCGGAGATATTGACGTTTTTGCGGTGCTTTACCTTATGGAAAAAGAAAATATGAGCATAGACGATGCGCGGAAGTTTTTGTGCACAAGGTGCGGTTTGTACGGTATGAGCGGTATAAGCAACGATTTGCGCGATATAGAAAAGGCAAACGATACCTTGGTTATCGACGCATTTACTTACAGCGTGTCGAAATACATCTGTTCGTATCTTGCCGTTCTGGGGAAAATAGACGTCATAAGCTTTTCTGGCGGAATAGGCGAAAACAGCGTTATTGTGAAAGAAAAAATATGCAGCCGTTTAAAATTTCTCGGCGTTGAGCTTGACAGCGAAAAATTAAAGCATAAACCGGCGGGCGAGCCGTATAAGATTTCGTCGGACAAATCGAAGGTTGAGGTTTACATAACGCCTGTTGACGAGGAACTTATGGTGGCAAAAAATACATATGCTTTTGCGGAAAGAAGGTAA
- the ilvD gene encoding dihydroxy-acid dehydratase, translating to MFERSKWEFGVGSVKRDGILYGMGYTRDEVKKPYIAVVNSWNEYNPGHIHLKEIAQRVKDGVREAGGLPFELSTTGICDGMVLKDPRYIELPSRNLIADEIELNVEANMFDGMVLLGTCDSIVPGQLMAAARLNIPTVLVTGGYMPLCFYRGKEIGLSEVSGTVGKVMQNKVSREEFDDMVYCAHAGQGACGSMTTANSMCCIAEALGMTVPGNATVNAADKRLGAMAFEAGKYVMEMVKKGITARDIITEKAIENAIITDTAIAGSTNLLLHIPAIAHEAGIERDWWSFFDEMSHKIPLLTEIAPNGKYYFNDFERAGGMKALMKTLLPLLNSDCKTVNGKTLKENYSDAPVYGTDVIHTLDAPVSSDGGIAVLKGNLAPDGAILKTAAVPKNMMHFEGRAKVFSEVDDAITALRHGEIKAGDAVVINYLGPKGRFGTTAFAFQKEVAGMDIYDKVAIITDGRFSGGTSGLSIGYAAPEAAIKGPLAVVENGDKIIIDVEKRKMDIDLSDEEIAERLKKVDWRLREEKFKPFLRLFARNVSSTAKGAAWL from the coding sequence ATGTTTGAAAGAAGTAAATGGGAATTCGGTGTGGGAAGCGTTAAGCGCGACGGCATTTTATACGGTATGGGATACACGCGCGACGAGGTGAAAAAGCCGTATATCGCCGTTGTCAATTCGTGGAACGAATACAATCCGGGGCATATTCATTTAAAGGAGATTGCGCAGAGGGTGAAAGACGGTGTGCGCGAGGCAGGCGGACTTCCGTTTGAGCTTTCCACAACCGGTATCTGCGACGGAATGGTTTTAAAAGACCCGAGATATATCGAACTTCCGAGCAGAAATCTTATCGCCGACGAAATAGAGCTTAACGTTGAGGCAAATATGTTTGACGGTATGGTGCTTCTCGGCACCTGCGACTCAATCGTGCCCGGTCAGCTTATGGCGGCGGCACGGCTCAACATTCCGACGGTTTTGGTGACGGGCGGATATATGCCCCTTTGCTTTTACCGCGGGAAAGAAATAGGGCTTTCCGAGGTTTCGGGAACGGTCGGAAAGGTTATGCAGAACAAGGTGAGCCGTGAGGAGTTTGACGATATGGTTTACTGTGCGCACGCAGGTCAGGGCGCGTGCGGTTCAATGACCACCGCAAACAGTATGTGCTGTATTGCCGAGGCGCTGGGTATGACAGTTCCGGGAAACGCTACCGTTAACGCTGCCGACAAACGGCTCGGTGCAATGGCGTTCGAGGCTGGAAAATATGTTATGGAAATGGTGAAAAAGGGCATAACCGCGCGCGATATTATCACCGAAAAGGCGATTGAAAACGCAATAATCACCGACACCGCGATAGCAGGCTCAACAAATCTTTTACTGCACATTCCGGCTATTGCGCACGAGGCAGGAATAGAGCGCGACTGGTGGTCCTTCTTTGATGAAATGTCGCACAAAATTCCGCTTCTTACCGAAATTGCCCCCAACGGAAAATATTATTTCAACGACTTTGAGCGCGCAGGCGGTATGAAAGCGCTGATGAAAACACTTCTTCCGCTTTTAAATTCCGACTGCAAAACGGTTAACGGCAAAACGCTCAAAGAAAACTACTCCGATGCGCCCGTATATGGCACCGACGTTATCCACACGCTTGACGCACCCGTATCGAGCGACGGCGGAATAGCTGTGTTAAAGGGAAATCTTGCACCCGACGGTGCAATTCTCAAAACCGCGGCAGTGCCGAAAAATATGATGCATTTTGAGGGCAGGGCAAAGGTTTTCAGCGAGGTTGACGACGCGATAACGGCTCTCAGACACGGTGAGATAAAGGCAGGCGACGCGGTTGTTATAAACTATCTCGGACCGAAAGGACGTTTCGGAACAACCGCCTTTGCTTTTCAGAAAGAGGTTGCCGGAATGGATATTTACGATAAGGTTGCAATCATCACCGACGGAAGATTTTCGGGCGGTACAAGCGGATTGAGCATTGGTTATGCAGCGCCCGAGGCAGCGATAAAAGGCCCGCTCGCGGTTGTTGAAAACGGCGACAAAATCATAATAGACGTGGAAAAAAGAAAAATGGACATAGACTTATCGGACGAAGAAATTGCAGAAAGGCTCAAAAAGGTTGACTGGAGGCTCCGGGAGGAAAAATTCAAGCCGTTTTTAAGGCTTTTTGCAAGAAATGTTTCGTCAACGGCGAAAGGAGCGGCGTGGCTGTAA
- a CDS encoding YlbE family protein yields MLNDKINVINVGTDVFANAVKEQGIPAEQLNWKPGKKAVLSERAKEILEKAMYSDFKEKIDEANAKVKNIMDNTDPYWIGVKPAKECVPGVEDGMIIHSGPDIAWDRMCATQQQGGINGVMYEGYAKDEDEARRMLENGTIKFVSANDYHLVGPGSGITTPSMAVNIVEDKNTGFKGFCPPFEGPNRGGLAGWGILNDSIKKHLDTVRDIIAPAMTKVLEANGGIAMRKIFTRGVEMGDELHSRQDATGIIATNEFMKMLVDADITEDEKRKCIDLLYGTVRFFHPLGMASAMSLLESIRNVEYSTVVTAMVGNGVDYAIKVSGLNTNWYSAPSPKLTGEYVSSDVNDDDVLPWIGDSCILEATGLGGFAAAAAPAVMRSLDKTLSDGIEQTLEMSEITVGENANYLIPALNYRGTPTGIDIRKVLDTGIEPVIHGGMISKTGKRLGAGIARVPLKCFEKALLAFGDKYGL; encoded by the coding sequence ATGTTAAACGATAAAATAAATGTGATAAACGTCGGAACGGATGTATTTGCAAACGCGGTAAAAGAGCAGGGAATACCTGCCGAACAGCTTAACTGGAAACCCGGCAAAAAGGCGGTTTTGTCCGAAAGGGCGAAAGAAATTCTCGAAAAGGCAATGTATTCTGATTTTAAGGAAAAAATAGATGAGGCAAACGCGAAGGTTAAGAATATTATGGACAACACCGACCCGTACTGGATAGGCGTAAAACCCGCAAAAGAGTGCGTTCCCGGTGTTGAGGACGGAATGATAATACATTCGGGTCCCGACATAGCGTGGGACAGAATGTGCGCAACCCAGCAGCAGGGCGGTATCAACGGCGTGATGTACGAGGGTTATGCAAAAGACGAGGACGAGGCGCGCAGAATGCTTGAAAACGGCACAATAAAATTTGTGTCGGCAAACGACTATCACCTTGTAGGCCCCGGTTCGGGAATTACCACACCGTCAATGGCGGTTAACATTGTGGAGGATAAAAACACGGGATTTAAAGGCTTCTGCCCGCCGTTTGAAGGTCCCAACCGCGGAGGTCTTGCCGGCTGGGGAATTTTAAATGACAGCATAAAAAAACACCTCGACACGGTGCGTGATATAATCGCTCCGGCAATGACAAAGGTGCTTGAGGCAAACGGCGGTATAGCAATGCGCAAAATTTTCACGCGCGGTGTGGAAATGGGCGACGAGCTTCATTCAAGACAGGACGCAACGGGAATTATTGCAACAAACGAGTTTATGAAAATGCTTGTTGACGCGGATATTACCGAGGACGAAAAGAGAAAATGTATCGACCTTTTATACGGCACGGTAAGATTTTTCCATCCGCTCGGTATGGCGTCGGCAATGTCGCTTTTGGAGTCAATCCGCAATGTTGAATATTCAACTGTTGTAACCGCAATGGTAGGCAACGGCGTAGATTATGCGATAAAGGTAAGCGGACTTAATACAAACTGGTATTCCGCGCCGTCGCCCAAGCTTACGGGAGAATACGTTTCGTCCGACGTAAATGATGACGACGTTTTGCCCTGGATAGGCGACAGCTGTATTCTTGAGGCAACGGGACTGGGCGGTTTTGCCGCGGCGGCAGCGCCTGCGGTTATGCGCTCGCTTGATAAAACGCTTTCCGACGGCATTGAGCAAACGCTTGAAATGTCGGAAATCACAGTCGGCGAAAACGCAAATTATCTCATACCTGCGTTAAACTACCGCGGAACACCCACGGGAATTGACATAAGAAAGGTTTTGGACACGGGCATAGAACCCGTTATCCACGGCGGAATGATTTCCAAAACGGGCAAACGCCTTGGTGCAGGCATTGCGCGCGTTCCGCTCAAATGCTTTGAAAAGGCGCTTTTGGCGTTCGGTGATAAATATGGCTTGTAA